The segment CCAGATAAGTCGAAGTACACGTTGGGGTTATGATAGGATACTACGGCGGCCTCCTCGCACCATGGATGGCCTAAGTGGGCTCCTATGATCTTCAGCTTTGGAAAGCTTCTGGCTATGGTCTCTAGGTAGGCTGGACGCATGTTCCTAGACGATACCCTCCTAGCCTTATCCATAGGTGTTCTTGCTACGATACCTGTGTGGAACAGGGCGACCATGCCGTACTTCTCGACACGCTCGTAGTACGGAAAATAGTCGTCGTGGTCGTAAGGCTTAGGGGGGCCTATGAGCTTGACGCCTACAAACCCATCGGCGTACAGGTCGTCCACCACGTCCACCGGGTCTCTACCGAGGTCTACGTACCCGAAACCCTTGACAAGGTCCGGATACTCCTTAAAAGCCCTCTTAACCACCTCGTTACCCGTCCCCTTGAACCCTTCTGGAAGCCCACACATGAAG is part of the Candidatus Bathyarchaeota archaeon genome and harbors:
- a CDS encoding amidohydrolase family protein encodes the protein FMCGLPEGFKGTGNEVVKRAFKEYPDLVKGFGYVDLGRDPVDVVDDLYADGFVGVKLIGPPKPYDHDDYFPYYERVEKYGMVALFHTGIVARTPMDKARRVSSRNMRPAYLETIARSFPKLKIIGAHLGHPWCEEAAVVSYHNPNVYFDLSGGHTFYIALTLHRRLLYDIKPSKILFGTDSQPAEFLKCIHFWMMVLPQIGVSDEDLERIFYKNAESLV